From the Helianthus annuus cultivar XRQ/B chromosome 17, HanXRQr2.0-SUNRISE, whole genome shotgun sequence genome, the window aattgctgagctgtctgttgttgttgagaagaagaatctggtcttgaatacatcatcgtgtatgctgaaggatcaaactgatttgttgtggaaggtccggtgtttgagatgaaagctgtttgaagcttcgcgtgttgagaggctggtttttctccactgatacctcctgcaatcccatagtacatctctggattttgaggagttagtgttctttttgctttaagcttttcttctacatccttgttctccaatctttgaattaactcataaacggtgattgtatctagaacaccattttctttgagaatttcaagaaaactgctccactttgatggtaagctatcagcaaatctcttcaccatttcttgtggagtggcagtgactctaaaagcaaacatctcgctcaacaagtgatggaaccttgtagataactctgccaaagtctcattctccatacacgtgaatccttcaaactctttcttcagtaattcttgcttgatctttctagattgagcatttccttcacatcgtaacgtgagcatatcccacaagcttttagtagtcatgcagtaaacaaactggtggtaaatgtctctgtgaagagcttgtgtgagaatcatgaatgctttcttttctaactcaaatttcttcttatcatcatcagacatagtgctgtaagtttctggattagatcctgcaacttccaactcattttcaaatggggtgaagaaacacatccatagatcttgaccttgcccctgaacataagttctcagcctttctttccaccatccccaatcattgatgtgatttagttttggcggttttgtgcttgtaccagtttcactgtcgttctgcatcattgcttgaatgctgctgctttgatttgtgaccaatgcccattgatttgcagttatcattgcaacttgaggtggggcaatagcctgcatccatgcagttttgttgaaatctgacgcagattgtGTAGCTGATGactgcgtagctgatgattgtggagtcaaggttgttgtagtccacgcggttggatcccactgaccgtttgtttccattttaaaaaaattaatatattaagtgaaaatggttttgaaatttgaaaaacaagtttttctttttgaaaattcaaagttcacaaactatgttaatatgttgaaaagaaacaaacagccgaaagatcctggatcgaaagacctgaaaaacacaactgTTAAACTTAAGCAGATAAGGATCGAAAGacaatacttgttcgaaggatcaatagTGTTCGAAaaatcactgttgaatttcgaacaataatttcgaaagattctccaagacgaaggatccttatctttcgaatagtaacagtagctcgaacaatatatccttcgaaaagattccttggctcgaaagataactcACAGACTttgaaggatgttcgaaggatgaatatctgtcgaacctcctttgatcgaaagataggctttcgacttcgaaggatatctttcgaacagatctgacacagttgacaaaaggtgacaggttggtgaaaaaggtgattggttggtagacaactttcggcagaaggtatgttcagaccttaccttttcaccaactcagatttgactaATAAAAAAATTGCCTAAAATAGAAGGTTCTTATCCAGAAGCCGGTCACCGGAGTTAgccggaaattaccaaaccttttaaaacaagattttaagttacccaaaccttcctttaacacacccggttagtttagaacacgtttttacgtcaagaaatccaagaaaaacactaaaaacgggtgctaaaccaagtgagttttgtccaaacacaccaagatcttgtataaactcggtttttaacaaggaaaagagccacgactctgataccacttgtaggtccctcggaggttgaggttaaaccttatccttgttatgtttaacacactagcaagtgcggaatccaagctagagtgcaaaccgtagtttatatgagaacacaagctacaaagagaaagagtagacacgcaagatatcaaagttttctcttgtatttcagtggacacggttacagcccttgaccaaactgaaaatgctctctacaagacttagtTCACTCACACTCATATGTCTAACTGTCTAAAAAGTCTGACTGTGAAATGAACccatacatgggtatatatacccataacagattgattgcgtcgaaggatcagaaagtctgatcgaaggatcatctatcgaccagaaacccaccgaaggatccacatatacctcgaaggatggtatatccttcgaggtccatttgtatccatcgaaggttatccttcgaggtcatcgaaggatataaacaatccttcgatgacatccttcgacacaacatATGTTACAActtaagtgttgactgtttggccaagtcaatccaggaggatggttgacttggtcaaacttacattcaaacacatatacaaaccacaaaagacgtaaacaagactaacaaaagacatcgttttataacattacaaaatacagacaaagtacagacacaagtgcaccaacagagataaagtattgttaaaagtttctccatggaaaggagttgtcagattcgttaaaagaggaaagctaagctcaaggtatgttggaccttttgagattatcaaaagaataggaccagtagcttatcagctacaactgccagaggaaatggtaggaatacatgatgtatttcatgtatgtaacctTAAGAAGTGCTTAGCAGACAAATCATTAGTGGTACCTCttcaggacatagaggtaaatgaaaagcttaagtttgtagagaaaccactacagattgaagatagaaaggtcaagaatctcaaacacaagagattagttctggtgaAAGTGAAAAGGGATtgaaagagaggaccagaataaaCATGGGAGCTCGAGTCAGAAATGCAacggaaatatccacacctgttccagtgaatctcgaggacgggatttaaaacaaggtggggaggatataacaaccctcataAAACACCTTTAAACGCCCTAAATATACCCCGAATACACGTAAACGGACCCGCATAaccttaattttaataaaaatcaaataaaacaagaaTTATACCTcactcgcgggccgcgaccgagCCAATCAGGTGGCTTGCGGGGCGCGATAACCTCTGGTTTGCCGGAACCCCCTTTAGCCATTTGTCCCTTAACGTGTGAAGTCTAGACCCATGACTCACCAGACCTAAACCCTAGCCTAGATGGCTCGCGGGCCGCGAATGAACATGGGGGGActcgcggggcgcgagggacCCAGAATCcaacctataaatagaggccgaAGGCCTCAATTTCACTTCGCTCAATTCTTTTCCTCTTTCAGACATATAGTGCAATATTATCAGGTATAATACCCCTAAAAGGCGAAGCTCTGCCttgttgtaagtattttaacccccgatcacgtattcgttaccctacccgattgatctagggctccgtaacgcatgtcaaggctctgcctgactcagttcattggagttctgtctcgtgttggaTGGccaatgtgatttgggttatcttactaacatgtgtgcattgtttaatcTTAATAGATAATAAGCAGGAACACCCCCAGGAAGCTATACTATTAcctaaatctacaatgtgagtcattctctttttctaccaaactgtttttacaaaacctcaaatgttttaagttatacttacagtgattgagtctatatATTCTACAATTgttgccggtatgtggggttttgtatacactacttgtaatccgttactattggacaatgagttagccaatgagtaacatgaccacagTCATGGAATTGTGAACATgacaaatactgaatgagtatattggtagaaataaacattgtaatcgctctcaatactgtaaagttataaaagttgttttgattaaactgggatgcacttgccagtatttcttgctgataaaacctttttaaaacgtgtttcaggtaacttaatgtgaagctaatagaagctagctggagagcactgaaggcttaaagaagtggctataaaagttacctaaataaaaaggagattttgttttcaataattagggtttatccatATAAATGTATTGCGAATGAAACTTGGGTTGtatcccatttatttattataaaagtttggtgttttgaaactctgaacctatttcctaactacggtcccgATGTTTAAATTCCACttccaaattaataaacaccgataccacttgaCTGGCTCGCGGCGCCCGCTTCCGGGGtaggggtaggggtcgggggctgcgacacaTTAACAACGGTTCTCGCAATGGTCTTGACAATATTAATCCAAACCCCACTAATGGTTTTATTAACTGGAATGAAATCCTAACTACTTTTACTAGAATGAATCGCATCCACCACCTTAACCCACAAATGATTTTTCTCCGTCTTATATTGCCACCCCCATTTAGATAGATAGTTGTATTGATGTTACTTAATCTACTTAGACCGAGCCCTCCATCTTCTTTAGCTTTAGTCACCCACTCCCACGCCAACCAATGTAGATTATTTATGTCTCCTGATCCCCTCCACAAGAATCTTCTAATAAGCTTTTCCAACTCATTAATCACTTTTTAGGAGCCTTATATATTGAAAAGTAGTAAATAGGTAGACTTTCAAGCACCGATTTTATCAATGTAATCCTCCCTCCTATAGATAGAACATTCGCCTTCCATGTTGACATTCTACTTTCCAAAATGTCATACACTGGCTTCCAGTTATTTATTCAGTTCATGTTGGCTCCCACTATCAACCCCACGTACTTGAACGGCACGGCCCCCTCCTTACATCCCACCATCCTCGCTTTGTCTTTCACTACCGAAGCTTCCACTCCAATACCATACAAATTAGCTTTAGCAAGATTTATTTTCAGCCCCAAACACATATGGAATACCCAAAGAATTCTCACAACATTAGCGATGTCCTCTTCATTCCACCTCCCCAAGATAATGGCATCGTCTGCATACAATAAATGCAAGATATTAGGACCACCGTTAGGAGTTTGAATCCCATGCACCACTCCTGCTTCCTTAGCTACATCCAACATACAAGATAGATTTTCCATAACAATCAAAAATAAAAGGGGGGAGAAGGGGTCACCTTGACGTATTCCTTTATGGCATTGAAATTCAAAGGTTGGGGCCCGTTTACTAAAACAAAAGATCTGGCCGAGGCTAACACCCCTTGAACCCACGAGCACCACTGCCTTGGAAAACCCATTTGTTCCCGTGTTTTAGTTAAGAACTTCCAACTCACATTATCAAAAGCCTTTTGGAAATCGATCTTGAGAATAATAGTTCGCTTTTTGTTCCTTTTACTCCACATGATTAACTCATTAACCACCAAAGGCCCATCCAAAATAAGTTTACCTTTCATAAACGTTGATTGAGTGTCCGAAATAACATCGCCCAAAACCCTCTTAAGCCTATTCACTAGAACCTTCGATATCACTTTACTGATAATGCCCACGAGATTAATCGGTCAATAATATAAACAGATGTGAATTATATAAACATCTAGGCTAAATAAAGTACTCAcatttaataaattaaaataataagaTTTAAACCTAATTAGAAGATCATGTTAACTAAGTGGACGAATGTGGgatattattttaataaattGATTTTGATTTAAACAATTATATTGTCGTGTGCCCTTGTTTCTTAATGCTTGGTGTCACTGAACTTTGATTTAAAGAATGATGTGGAACTGTTGTAATAAGAGAATTCTTTTAAAGATATGAATTGTTTCTTTGTAGGTGTTAAGACCATAAAAAAATCCTACACACCATTGTAGTTTATTTAGTGGCATGGATCTAGCATCTGGGTTTTGGTATTAGTTGAGTTTTGTCTCTAATAATTTAAAATGATGAAGAAGGATgaatttgttatatttattttttattcggttcggttaattcggttatgccACACACCATAACTAAAACCGATCCGTAATTTTCGGTTAATCGGTTATGGCTTGACCGAACTATCGGTTAATTATTCAGTTCAGTTAATGTTCAGTTAATTCAGTTATGTGCTCATCCCTAAAGCATACCTATACTTGTAATAATAAAGTAGACAGGTAGACTTTCTTTGCATGTTTTGTGACCTTATAAGTTCTACAACTATTTTCGCTGAACGGAATAAAATGTTAGAAACCTGGAATGGGTTATCGTTCGTAATTGATATCGTAATTGACATCATAATTGAATCTTTTATGAGTTGGGACACCCGTCGCCATGCACAAACATTCCTACTAGTTATTATATAACCTTCATATAAAAATCTGCAACTCAATGAGATAGGGCCGAAACAAAAACAGATTTATTATATTTTCTTTAgtttgatgactgtcgtaagggtcaatcaaaaacctaaataaactACGTAGATAGTGTAAGTAGGGTATTGTATCCATGGGGAATTTGTGGTTAGTGTAAAAGAATTTAATTAAAAACTAAACTATCTAATTgggggtttgtttgtttgatttcaAGGAAAACACAATTTGTCACGAAAAGTGTTATCAGAATGAGAAGAAGTAACCACCACCCGGAATCCCGAATACCCGTTTTAACACTAAAACTCGTTAACTGATTCAAAACACCACGTAGACATGACCTTGGAATTAAtgactttgattaattattagggATGGTTTTTAAGACTCACCATACAACCTAATAACTCATTTAATTATATCAGTTACCTACCAATCTATTAACCCGCTAATGATGCAAGTATATcgccaatacgcttaataaacgacaaataattcaaatataATCAACGTTTCACAAAATCAACACAAGTGATCAAGCTTTACCAGTTTACAAGAATCAGAAACAAAGTAGTTGtgtcaaaacaaaacaaaacaaacgtTCGTCCGAGTGGAAGTCACTGCACGTTTAGCCGCTCATGATTGTCATCACAGCTTCAGTTGTCATCGAGAGTTGATCAAACATGCAAGAACAGCTTCGAAGATGAGAGAATAGTGACAAAATCTCCCCTTTGATTCGTCTGGACGGCTGGAATGAGAACGATTCACCTAAACAACGAATTAAGGTAATTTATAATATTTCGGTAATCGATCCTCTCCATGCGTTGCGGCTCCTTCCGAGACACCCCAGCGTGTCGCGGGGACTTCCACATTGACCGACTTTGACTTTCATTTCCCGGCGGGTCGCGGAAGCTATCAAGTTAACTTTTTTCCATTACAACTCCTGTGTTGACCCGTCAAACCCGTTTTTCCGCCCAGTTTCTCTTTTTACCCTTAATTAGCACATATTAAGCCAAAAACACCAAACACGCAATAAGTATACCAACTAATATGAATTAACGTGTTAACGCACTCATAATTAACGCAAACTACTATAAAACGCATCGTGTTTTGACCCAACATCATAGTTCTCAAGCATAAATAGAAACTTAATTTGGTATATGTGTGATAACCATTCTTACCACAAAGCCTCATAAATTTACATAAAATAAAAGGAAATTAGACAATAACTACTTATATAAACTAAATTTTGTTTATTAACTTGGAAACTAGTTGATCTAGTGTTTTTGTCGAACACCCGTCTTTTCTAAGTGCGCTTAGAGCTGCTTCTTTAAGCTCTTTAATTCGAACTCGGATTGCTTTCCCTTCGTCACCTTTTGATAAAGCCTTGATAACCCGAACAATCTCTGAACGATCCACAATGCCACTTTCATTCAACTTAGCCCTCATAGCAACTTTCAAACCCTCAGTCAACATTAATGCATTCATCTTTTGTTCTGCATAAAGTGGCCAAGCAATCATCGGGACCCCTAGAACTATAGTTTCAAGAATCGAGTTCCAACCACAATGAGTCAAAAACCCTCCTGTTGAGCTATAACTCAATATCTGGGCTTGAGGTGCCCAGTTAAGCACCACCAACCCACGGTTTTTGGTTCTTTCTAAAAAGGTTTTTGGTAAAAAGTCAAAAGTGCCCTCGTCGCCATGGCTATTTAGGTATGTAGCATCCGCTACTTTATCATTTGGCTTTCGAACCACCCATATGAATCTTTGCTCACTCATCTCCAAACCCATGGCTAACTCAGTGAATTGCTCAGAAGAAAGGGACCCACCACTCCCAAAACATATGTACAAGACAGACCCAGATGGCTGATCATCTAACCATTTTAAACAACTCGACTCGTTCACACCCTTATTAGACTGAACTGACCATGACTGTATCAATGGTCCAACCGGGTAAACTGGCGGCTTATCGGGTTCCACCTGTTGTAAAGCTTCAATTGCTCCACTCTCTAACCCCTTGAAGCTATTTACCACTATGCCATCAGCCATGAAATACCTCTTTACATTATGCAAAACCCATTTGTATGCATCATTACTTCGGTCCTGAAGCGGGTCAAGCAGATCCTTACCATAAACCGGTATACAACCTGGTATCTGAATCGGGTCAGGCACGTCCCTATACTCGCATGACACCATTTGATCAAGCTTTGGAAGATGAAGACACAGAGACAAAGTCATGGCGGCTGCTGGAAAGAAAAGATAACGTGGAACACCTAATCCAACAGCGACATCGAAAGCATCTGTTCCAAACAGATCAACAAACAAAGCAACAACGTTTTTGTCTGCCATCATGGAACTAATGGTTGCATGAAGAGCAGTAACGGATCGGGTTACCATGAGACTTATTCGGGTCTCAATCTTGGCATCTTGAGGCAAATCATCAAAGTTTACAGGTGGGAGGAGGGTGTAGTTGATGGCATTTGGTAGTGAATCAAGAAACTCACTCTGTGAATGGGATAATGGGCCTTCGTTTGGGATGATGAAAGTTGCAGAAAGATTGTGTTGGGCTGTCAGTTTTTTGGCGAATTCAACCAATGGGATGAGGTGGCCCATCCCTGGGCTGGGTACAATGGCGATATGTGGTGGTTTCTCCATTGAAATTGGAGACAAAGAAGTGGATGATGAATTAATGGATGAACGAAGGTGTTTAAATAAGCAAAATTTATAAAACGGTTGAAATCGACTGAACGGTTAAAACCGAAGCGATATAGTTCGGTTTGAAACTTGGAACTGGTTAAGTGAACCGAACTAGATTGTTTAACCTTTATTATTTACTTTATGTATTTGTTTTTGAAATATGTAGTTTTGTTACTTTTGTATATGCattgtaataaaaaaaaaactatttgtgTATCTTTGtcgtttttttaatattatgATATACAAACTAACCGTTAAAGCAACAAAGTGATAAAATCGGTTGGTTCGGCTGACCCACCTAACCTGATTATTCTAAAACCGTACTTAGCGGTCTAATCTACAATTTTTGACAAAACTAGTCTAGATGTGTTAAACTTGAGCTTAACTCGTAAGTAATTTTACAAAACTAGCCTAAAGCCGTATATGAATCAAGCTGAACTCGAACTCGACTAATTCCGAGCTTGATTCATTTTGTGATTATGTTAAACTTGAGCTTAACTCGTAAGTAATTTTACATACTCCAGTTCTACTCATTTATCATTTAGTTCTTTTtgtataatatatacatatatatttatgtatAACTTCAAATTTATCATAATTATATATCTAATAATGTTTGCTATTTAAtcatataatatatgaaataaatacgACAAACTCAGACACCTACTAAATCTACTTCTAACTATTGCGTTAATATTCATAACGATGCTAGAACCCTTACTGCATGGAGCGCAACCATCAAAGTACAAACCCTTTAGtatgggcgaagcttttaaggggcgggagggTGCGACCGACCCCCAAAACTTTTCGCTcatgttagtgcattatctgtctatcgcctccgtcaatctagtccgtagcagaaaccgaagaaaacgagatttatattgttatattagtgatagttaatcaaaaaggcaaggtggcataactgtaattaatgagattcctcattaaaccccttggcctataaaCAGAACTCTAGGGCTTAGAGTTTAGAACTTTTGGAACTTTTggaacttttgccacattagagcttggagagctaggtgcttagagagagaaactagagagagaaagtggcaaaa encodes:
- the LOC110923321 gene encoding hydroquinone glucosyltransferase, coding for MEKPPHIAIVPSPGMGHLIPLVEFAKKLTAQHNLSATFIIPNEGPLSHSQSEFLDSLPNAINYTLLPPVNFDDLPQDAKIETRISLMVTRSVTALHATISSMMADKNVVALFVDLFGTDAFDVAVGLGVPRYLFFPAAAMTLSLCLHLPKLDQMVSCEYRDVPDPIQIPGCIPVYGKDLLDPLQDRSNDAYKWVLHNVKRYFMADGIVVNSFKGLESGAIEALQQVEPDKPPVYPVGPLIQSWSVQSNKGVNESSCLKWLDDQPSGSVLYICFGSGGSLSSEQFTELAMGLEMSEQRFIWVVRKPNDKVADATYLNSHGDEGTFDFLPKTFLERTKNRGLVVLNWAPQAQILSYSSTGGFLTHCGWNSILETIVLGVPMIAWPLYAEQKMNALMLTEGLKVAMRAKLNESGIVDRSEIVRVIKALSKGDEGKAIRVRIKELKEAALSALRKDGCSTKTLDQLVSKLINKI